From Gemmatimonadota bacterium, a single genomic window includes:
- a CDS encoding bifunctional metallophosphatase/5'-nucleotidase, with product MRRALHLLIALVLTLPGASQAQGRGPRTATFLHFNDVYEIGAIDGGKIGGLARVATFAKQLRRTLPGVVTTLGGDFLSPSALGLAEIGGERLAGRQMVSVLNAVGVSWATLGNHEFDVREAEFRARMAEARFPVVVSNVVDSSGTRFPNTVASAVLRLRTAGGTLRVGLIGVVLRDNAPAWTRFEEPLAAASREVTALADSNVDVIIALTHLTLAADQQLAEQIPQIALIMGGHEHENYLIRRGPHFTPIVKADANIRSVALVRLTLPGRGARPVVDVRFVPIDSSLREDPAVAREVSTWVARGDSAYRAAGMDPTATVTKLTEALDGREATVRVRPGRLTTVIAEALRAEVPGAEVGLMNGGSIRIDDVIAPGPITQYDVIRVLPFGGRVSGTTMTGALLEQVLQQGETNRGTGGYLHPVGVTRDGERWLVGGAPLDPARRYTVATTDFLLTGKEKGLGYLAPGNAGLGPIINYRDIRQAVIDRLRAVYGAP from the coding sequence ATGCGCCGTGCCCTGCACCTGCTGATTGCCTTGGTCCTGACCCTCCCTGGCGCCTCCCAGGCGCAGGGGCGGGGCCCCCGGACCGCGACCTTTCTGCATTTCAACGATGTCTACGAAATCGGCGCCATTGACGGCGGGAAGATCGGCGGACTGGCCCGCGTGGCGACCTTCGCCAAGCAGCTCCGGCGGACCCTGCCCGGGGTGGTGACCACCCTCGGCGGCGACTTCCTCTCTCCCTCGGCCCTCGGCCTGGCGGAGATCGGGGGGGAGCGACTGGCCGGCCGCCAGATGGTATCGGTCCTGAACGCCGTCGGCGTGAGCTGGGCCACCCTCGGCAACCACGAGTTCGACGTCCGCGAGGCCGAATTCCGCGCCCGGATGGCGGAGGCGCGCTTTCCGGTGGTGGTCTCGAACGTGGTCGACAGCAGCGGGACGCGCTTCCCGAACACCGTCGCCTCGGCGGTGCTGCGGCTCCGCACGGCGGGCGGCACGCTCCGGGTGGGACTGATCGGGGTGGTGCTCCGCGACAACGCCCCGGCGTGGACCCGCTTCGAGGAGCCGCTCGCGGCCGCCTCCCGCGAGGTCACCGCCCTCGCCGATAGCAACGTCGACGTGATCATCGCGCTGACGCACCTGACGCTCGCCGCCGACCAGCAGCTGGCGGAACAGATTCCCCAGATCGCGCTGATCATGGGCGGCCACGAACACGAGAACTACCTGATCCGCCGCGGACCGCACTTCACGCCGATCGTGAAGGCCGACGCCAATATCCGCAGCGTGGCGCTGGTGCGGCTGACCCTGCCGGGTCGGGGTGCCCGGCCTGTGGTCGATGTGCGCTTCGTGCCGATCGATTCGTCCCTGCGCGAAGATCCAGCCGTCGCGCGGGAGGTATCCACCTGGGTGGCCCGCGGCGACTCGGCCTATCGTGCCGCCGGGATGGACCCGACCGCCACCGTCACGAAGCTGACCGAGGCACTCGACGGCCGCGAGGCGACGGTGCGGGTGCGCCCGGGTCGCCTCACCACCGTGATCGCCGAGGCGTTGCGGGCCGAAGTGCCGGGCGCCGAGGTGGGGTTGATGAACGGCGGATCGATCCGGATCGACGACGTCATCGCCCCCGGGCCGATCACCCAGTACGACGTGATCCGCGTGCTTCCCTTCGGGGGCCGGGTGAGCGGCACCACGATGACCGGCGCGCTGCTCGAGCAGGTGCTGCAGCAGGGCGAGACCAATCGCGGCACCGGCGGTTATCTCCATCCCGTTGGCGTCACGCGCGACGGAGAGCGCTGGCTGGTCGGCGGTGCACCACTGGACCCGGCGAGGCGCTACACCGTGGCGACCACTGACTTCCTTCTGACAGGGAAGGAGAAGGGGCTCGGCTACCTTGCCCCGGGCAACGCCGGCCTCGGCCCGATCATCAATTACCGCGACATCCGCCAGGCCGTGATCGATCGGCTCCGCGCGGTGTACGGCGCGCCATGA
- a CDS encoding DUF411 domain-containing protein, whose protein sequence is MRVRSIVAATVLLVGAASLAASTDAPPAPLAIRVVKSPSCGCCQSWVDYLKTKGFTVTVEAREEFTALKRANGVTPALESCHTAFINGYVVEGHVPAELIKKLVETKPAGVKGIAVPGMPIGSPGMEQGPPQRYTVYTFDAKGKATVFAER, encoded by the coding sequence ATGCGGGTCCGCTCGATCGTTGCGGCGACCGTGCTCCTCGTCGGGGCGGCCTCCTTGGCCGCCTCGACGGACGCACCGCCGGCACCGCTCGCGATTCGCGTGGTGAAGTCGCCGTCGTGCGGCTGCTGCCAGTCGTGGGTGGACTACCTGAAGACCAAGGGCTTCACCGTCACCGTCGAAGCGCGTGAGGAATTCACGGCGCTGAAGCGGGCGAACGGCGTGACGCCGGCGCTGGAGTCGTGCCACACCGCCTTCATCAACGGGTACGTGGTGGAGGGGCACGTTCCGGCCGAGCTGATCAAGAAGCTCGTCGAGACGAAGCCGGCGGGCGTGAAGGGGATCGCCGTGCCGGGCATGCCGATCGGCTCGCCGGGAATGGAGCAGGGGCCGCCACAGCGCTACACCGTCTACACCTTCGATGCGAAGGGGAAGGCGACGGTCTTCGCCGAGCGATGA
- a CDS encoding 1-acyl-sn-glycerol-3-phosphate acyltransferase — protein sequence MLTRFRTTLASIWTWTLLALALVVTLPCVLLYRAVAWPWDRWNYRGGRWFRNIGPFVAFITPRWRFETRGVMPADPRHPYVVVSNHESFADMLLLTHLPWEMKWLSKVEIFRIPFLGWLLWAAMDIGVKRGRGTSAKDAMNECKRRLTDRVSVMIFPEGTRSPEEAMLPFKDGAFRLAVEAGVPILPLALYGTRYAIAKHDWRIGATHAIVEVLAPEPTEGLTQADVPALRERVRERILAARNRLRDELAREPLPQP from the coding sequence ATGCTCACCCGCTTCCGAACCACCCTCGCCTCCATCTGGACCTGGACACTCCTGGCGCTGGCGCTGGTGGTGACGCTGCCGTGCGTGCTGCTCTACCGGGCGGTGGCGTGGCCGTGGGACCGCTGGAACTACCGGGGTGGCCGCTGGTTCCGGAACATCGGGCCGTTCGTGGCGTTCATCACGCCACGCTGGCGTTTCGAGACCCGGGGCGTGATGCCGGCCGATCCGCGGCACCCGTATGTGGTGGTGTCCAACCACGAGTCGTTCGCCGACATGCTGCTGCTCACCCACCTGCCGTGGGAGATGAAGTGGCTCAGCAAGGTCGAGATCTTCCGGATCCCCTTCCTCGGCTGGCTGCTCTGGGCGGCGATGGACATCGGCGTGAAGCGGGGCCGCGGCACCAGCGCGAAGGATGCGATGAACGAGTGCAAGCGGCGCCTGACGGACCGTGTCTCGGTGATGATCTTCCCCGAGGGGACGCGCTCACCGGAGGAGGCGATGCTGCCGTTCAAGGACGGCGCCTTCCGGCTGGCGGTCGAGGCGGGTGTCCCGATCCTCCCGTTGGCCCTCTACGGCACGCGCTACGCGATCGCCAAGCACGATTGGCGCATCGGGGCGACGCATGCGATTGTCGAAGTGTTGGCGCCGGAACCGACGGAAGGGCTGACCCAGGCCGATGTCCCGGCATTGCGGGAGCGGGTGCGGGAACGGATTCTGGCGGCGCGGAACCGACTGCGGGACGAACTGGCGCGCGAGCCGCTGCCGCAGCCCTAG
- a CDS encoding M20/M25/M40 family metallo-hydrolase, translating to MNQTSIDLLARLLDAPGPSGFERAPARLWREAAAFADDVHADVGGNSFATVHPASGPSDALRVMFAGHIDEIGVMLVHVDEHGFCYFEPIGGWDPQVFVGQRVVLLGRNGAVPGVIGKQAIHLMDQVDRDKLSKPHDLWIDIGATSRAEALALIAIGDAGVLGSTVTHLPNGRIVSRSLDNRIGAFVVLEALRRLAADRPALSVTAVATTQEEIAYTGGGARTSATALAAHAAIVVDVTHATDSPGIEKKRHGEVKLGSGPVLSRGAAVNPVLFDLLVETATAEGIPFTVQGAAKYTGTDADAIFTARGGVATALVSVPLRYMHSPNELAALSDIEHAAALLAATARRLEHGTDLIPR from the coding sequence ATGAACCAGACATCGATCGACCTCCTCGCCCGCCTCCTCGACGCCCCCGGGCCCTCCGGCTTCGAGCGTGCCCCGGCCCGCCTCTGGCGCGAGGCCGCCGCCTTTGCCGATGACGTGCACGCCGATGTCGGCGGCAACTCCTTCGCCACGGTGCACCCCGCCAGCGGGCCATCCGACGCACTCCGGGTGATGTTCGCCGGGCACATCGACGAGATCGGGGTCATGCTCGTCCACGTCGACGAGCACGGCTTCTGCTACTTCGAGCCGATCGGCGGCTGGGATCCGCAGGTCTTCGTCGGCCAGCGCGTCGTCCTGCTGGGGCGGAACGGCGCCGTCCCCGGGGTGATCGGCAAGCAGGCGATCCACCTGATGGATCAGGTCGATCGCGACAAGCTCTCGAAGCCGCACGACCTCTGGATCGACATCGGCGCCACGTCACGCGCCGAGGCGCTCGCGCTGATCGCGATCGGCGACGCCGGCGTGCTCGGCTCGACCGTCACGCACCTCCCGAACGGCCGCATCGTCTCGCGTTCCCTCGACAACCGCATCGGGGCGTTCGTCGTGCTCGAGGCGCTGCGCCGCCTCGCCGCCGATCGTCCCGCCCTGTCCGTCACGGCGGTCGCGACGACGCAGGAAGAGATCGCGTACACCGGCGGCGGAGCGCGCACGTCGGCCACCGCACTGGCCGCCCATGCCGCCATCGTGGTGGATGTCACGCATGCGACCGACTCGCCCGGGATCGAGAAGAAGCGCCATGGCGAGGTGAAGCTCGGCAGCGGGCCGGTCCTCTCGCGCGGTGCCGCCGTGAACCCGGTGCTCTTCGATCTGTTGGTGGAGACCGCAACCGCCGAGGGGATTCCGTTCACGGTGCAGGGCGCAGCGAAGTACACCGGCACCGACGCCGATGCCATCTTCACCGCGCGCGGCGGCGTCGCGACGGCACTGGTGTCGGTGCCGCTGCGGTACATGCACTCACCCAACGAATTGGCGGCGCTGAGTGATATCGAACATGCCGCGGCGCTGTTGGCGGCAACCGCGCGTCGACTCGAGCACGGCACCGACCTCATCCCGCGCTAA